The Ranitomeya variabilis isolate aRanVar5 chromosome 7, aRanVar5.hap1, whole genome shotgun sequence DNA window CTGACGTTCCTGGCCACCCTCGCGAGCAGCACCCCGGAGGAGATGGAGCTGCAGCTGCAGGATCGCATGGAGTTCAGTAAGCGAGCCGTGTCCTGCATCCTGGAGACCTCCATCAAGCTGCACGGCCGGATGCAGGAGCTGTGCGAGCGCAGCGCTGGTAAGTGACCCCGCATCCTGGCGCAGAGCAGAGAGCATGATGGGATGTCACCCACGTATTCTGTGCCCCCCAGACACTGATCCGGTGGAGGAGACGCATCGAGCGCAGAACAAGGAGGTCTTCACTGAGAACCACAAACTGCAGGACCTGGCGACCGTCCTCCAGGAGAAGCACCACCGCATCTCACTGCAGGTGCGGACCCCCAACATCACCATAGCGGGGTCTTCtccatacatatgtgtgtgtgtgtgtgtatagtactGGAGGAGCCCGGTACATGAAACAGGGTCTTATCCCCTCTATACAGTTGTGTGGAAACTGTTTGCCTCTTTCTGACCAAAAGACCCTCAAAAGCTCGACCTCgtgccgcgatccaaagaaatgctggaacaaatgagaaacagagtgagaagatctgaggttgtgggttgtaacaaCCACCAGGCAGGTTAACGAGGCGACTGTtctttattccatacatccatggttgggcaacaaatccaggtagatggccgacatacagtgtcctcagtccacaagaccccaatctgagatcggtagttccactggccccgtaccaggcgatacctactgtctcccaacttttggttggcccacagccttTGGCATCTCCAGTCGATACAGTGTGTAGTCACAGCCCATGTTCCTCCAGACGATGGATATCACGACTGTAGCTCATGGAGACTCCTCCAGCCAACAACCGATCTCCAaactccatagatcatccatccattcatccatccatccatccatcccagcttggatcctctcTCTTCTCAGTCACTCCAACAACTGCCGGATTCAACCTATGTGTCTCTTTCCCCCTCCCACTGAAACATTTTCCTTTAGCACCCAGAACAAGgcatattccatcacctgggctgatgtgagaccccctgtggtgacgCCCCCCCTGGGTCTACTgtctccatccacacaatgggcctaggctgGAAGAACAATGGATTGATCGGATGAGTGCTTTACAttgacccttaaggtaccgtcacactcagcgacgctgcagcgatatagacaacgagccgatcgctgcagcgtcgctgtttaggtcgctgtacagacgtcaaacacagcagctccgcaacgatgcaggagcgatcctgtgacgtaacggcgactcacttatcgttctcacaggtcgttagctccatgtaaaacattgctgacatcgttgcttttgctgtcaaacatgacgatacacgccgacctgacgaccaaataaagttctggacttctagctccgaccagcgatatcacagcgggatccagatcgctgctgcgtgtcaaacacaacgatatcgctatccaggacgctgcaacgtcacggatcgttgtcgttctcgttgtacagttgtttagtgtgaaggtacctttagcagccTCCTGTCTGGCCTTAGCtatacataagatccagcctgcaGTAAGTCAGTGTAtgtaacattgattcctgaggataaACTGATGAGCgagaaaatcactaataaaacacagcaagaaaatcTTGAATAAAACATAACAAAactggtgctccgtgctggaaaaaatCTCCCCTCTACGTCCTTTTCTCTTATAGTCTTTAGTAAGCGGCCATATTCTcacacaaagtaattgagatctatcagtctggaaaaggttagaaagctattatccacaaatggcaaaaacaaggAATAGTGGTTATTCttcccaaaattaccccaagagcgcagcgacaactcatccaagaggtcacaaaagtccctacaacaAAGACCTGCAGGCCtcccttgcctcagttaaggtcagtgctcATGACCCTACCATAAGCAAGAGACTGGGCAaacatggcctgcatggcagagtttcaagacgaaaaccactgctgaacaGTAAaagcataaaggctcatctcagttttgccacaaaacatcttgatgatccccaagacttttgggagaataccctGTGGGCTGACGAGATAAAAGCTGAACTTTTTGGAAGACCTATaccccattacatctggtgtagatgtaacagcatttcagaaaaggaacagcataccaacagtaaaatatggtggtggtagtgtgatggtctggggctgttttgttgcttTATGACccagaagacttgctgtggtaaatggaaccatgaattctaatgtctaccaaaaaatcctgagaatgtccggccatttgtttgtgacctcaagctgaagcgcacttgggttatgcagcagaacaatgatccaaaacacaacagCAAGTCCACGTCTGAATGGCTTAAGTAAAAGAAAactgactttggagtggcctagtcaaagtcctgaccttaattcaACTGAGATGCTGTAATGACCTTTAAAAAGGCGGTTAATGCTTGGAAACCTCCAATGTGGCGGAATTACAACAATACTGCAGAGAGGagcggccaaaattcctccagagcgttgtaagctcattgccagttatcactaacgcttgattgcagttgttgctgctaagtgtAGCCCAGCTTTTAGGtttaggggacaatcactttttccacacaactgtatatagtactgGAGGATCCCAGTACATGACACAGTGAGGTCTTATCCCCTATGTGCCGCATCCCTTCGTCCCCTCTGACTCGCCCTCTGGTCTCGGCCTCCAGCACCACGAGCTCCAGGACCGCGTCACTTCATCAGAAACCAAAGTGTCAGAAATGGAGCGAAGCATCGAGGATCTGCAGTGGGACATTGAGAAACTGCGCAAACACGAGCAGAAGCTGAACCGCCACCTGGCGGAGGCCCTGGAGCAGGTATGTGCCCCTCTGGTCACCGTGCTGCTCCTCTGACGGGGGCCGCCCCCATTCCTGCTCTGAACCCCATGACCGGCCATCCAGCAAAAACTCACTCTCACCCATGGACACCCCACTGTCGGCTGCCTTGTTCTCCATCCATCAGGTGGCTGCTCTTCTCTACCTTCCCAATCTACCACAGGTGGCCGTTCCTCTCTGTCCCAAACCCCCCCCATGGGTGGCAGCCCtgcaattcccccccccccacctccatGGGCAGCCATCCCACTCTCCCCTATCCTTCCCTCACGCTACCCTGCCATAGGTAGCCTCCCAGTCTCCCCCATTTTCTCGACGACTGTCCATCCCGCTCTCCCCCACAACCAGCCATCCAATTCCCTCCCATCCTCCTCCACAACCAGCCTTCCTGCTTTCCTCCATCGACTTTGCCATCCTGTCCCCCAACCCCCCACTACAGGCCGCACCTCCCCCATGACTGTCCCTTCCAATCTCCCCTCAACCAGCCATCCAATTCTCTCCCTTCCTCCTCCACTGCCGGCCTTCCTGCTTTCCTCCATCGACTTCGCCATCCTGACCCCCACTACAGGCCGCATCTCTCCCACGACTGTACCTCCCACTCTCCCCCACAACCAGCCTTCCTACTGTCCCCTCCCCCAAAACCGGCCTTCCTGCTTTGTCCCATCGACTCCGCCATCCTGTCCCCGACCTCCCCACGGCTGGCCGTCCTGCTTTCCTCAGGTTCCCTCGTTATTTTTCCATAGCTAAATTCTGGACACCACATCTCTGGAAGTTCTGGAAGTTTCCAGGGAGGACAGACGACTCTGACTGTGCAGAAGGTAATGGGGTCCTGTCTGGTTATGTCTGAAGTCCTCTGCTGCTGCCGCCTTCTGCATCGTCTCTTTTCTCAGTTTGAGATGCTGAATGCCGAGCTGGAACAAAACCAAGAATTGGCGAACGGTCGCATGTGTGAGCTGGAGAAGCTGCAGAACGAGCTGCAAGCGGCCGTGCGGCTGAAGGAGAAGCTGAAGGTCCGTGTCCAGAGTAACGGATGAGTCTTTGGAGGAGAAACCTTGGGAAGGGTCCCTGGGCTTTGGGTAGGTGGGTCTCTTGGGGCTTGCAATCTTCACCAAGTTCCTATTACAGCTTGATCTGCGGACCCTCCCGGAGGAGGTGGTCAGGGGGACACAGGACTTCCGCTGTCTGCAGTCCCAGTTCTCACTTCTGTATAACGAGTCACTGCAGGTGAAGACTCAACTGGATGAAGCGCGAGCGCTGCTCCTGAGCACGAAAAACAGCCATCTGCGGCAGATCGAACGCATGGAGGTAAGCATTCTACTGGGGCGTCGTTACTACCATGGCAGCCCTTTGTTGTGACCGCCCGCTCTGGTTTCTGCTTCCACAGAGCGAGGAGCTGTCTGTACAGAAGAAGCTGCGCACAGAGGTGATCCAGCTGGAGGACACGCTCGCTCAGGTGCGCAAGGAGTACGAGATGCTGAGGATCGAGTTTGAGCAGAATCTGGCTGCCAACGAACAAGCAGGTAAGGGGAAACGCGCTTCCGACACTGCTCCTCCGACACTGCCATTGCTGGAGGATAACGCCTCTCTTATAGGTCCCATTAATCGTGAAATGCGTCATCTGATCGGAAGTCTCCAGAACCACAACCACCAGCTGAAGGGCGACGTGCAGCGGTACAAGCGCAAGGTGCGAGATGCCCAAGGAGAGGTGAGTAAGTTGAGGGGGTGGAGGTTGTGCGGCGCCCCATGTGTGTGTGGTGCCTGGTACGGTGCCCCCGATTCTGCATAATGCCtgctttctcccatctccccagATGCGCTTACAGGTCCCTCTGGGTCCAGCACCCGGACTGTCTAGTGCTGAAGTCACCGCTCCAGTCATCAAAGAGGAAGAAGCGGCACCAGACATGAAGAAGGAGTCTCCTGTGCTTCTGCCTCGAGACCCGGAAATGCCCACAATCCCGGAGGTGAAGAAAGAAGAGGAGGAGCAGAAAAAAGAGCTGGAAAGGAGCAAGACACGAGAACTAGAGCGGGAAAAGGAGCGGGAGAAGGAGCGAGACCGGGAGCGAGACAAGCAGAAGGGCGAAGACACAAAGAGGAAGGACACGGACATCCTAAAACAGCTCAGAGCAGACCTCAAGTAAGAGCTGTTCATGCCACCCTGCCAGCCCATCGACCGACCTGCCTCTGCTAGCATCTGCTGCTTGCCCCCGAACTCTGCGCTTGCTGCAGGCACCCACCCCTGAGCTCTGCGCTCGCTGCAGGCACCCACCCCTGATCTCTGCGCTCTTTTCAGGCACCCACCCCTGATCTCTGCGCTCACTTCAGGCACCCACCCCCGACTTCTGCACTTGCTTCAGGCACCCACCCCGACTTCTGCGCTCGCTTCAGATGCCCGTCCACCGCTGCACTCGCTTCAGCTGCCTACCCACAGGCCTCTGCTGCCAGAGCTTGACCTCTCCGTCCACCGTTGACTCTTAGCTTGTTATCTGTCCCTCTCTTAGAAAAGCCCAGGAGAGTCAGAAGGAGATGAAGCTGCTTCTCGATATGTACAAATCAGCCCCCAAGGAACAGAGGGACAAGGTGCAGTTGATGGCAGCCGAGAGGAAGACCAAAGCCGAGGTGGGTGCCCACTCTGCTCCCGAGGGGCCACGGGCCACAGCCTGGTGTCATACACCTGTGTTTCTTGCAGGTGGAGGAGCTGCGATTACGAGTTCAAGTGCTTGAAGAAAAGGATCGTCGTGAGCGGAAGAAGCTGGCGGATGAGGAAGCGCTGCGGAAGATTAAAATAGCCGAAGAGCAGATCGAACATCTACAGCGGAAACTCAGCGCAACCAAGCAGGTGAGTGGTGCCTGCAGGCGGGGTAAGGATGCCCCCCAGGTGCCGGTCTCACCACAATCCCCCACCCCTTTCGGTCATCTATCCAGGAGGAGGAGGCTTTGCTGTCGGAGATGGATGTGACGGGGCAGGCGTTTGAGGACATGCAGGAGCAGAATATCCGCCTGATGCAGCAGCTGCGAGAAAAGGACGACGCCAACTTCAAGCTCATGTCCGAGCGGATCAAGTCCAATCAGATCCACAAGTTgctgcgagaggagaaggaggagctgGCGGAGCAGGTGCAGGGCCTGAAGACACAGGTACCGCTGCGGGACTCTCTGGGGTGTGTGGGGGTGCAGGGACTGGTCTCATGGCTTCTCTTCGGCAGGTGGACTCTCAGCTGTTACAGGTGCAGAAGCTGGAGGAGCGGGAGCGGGTGCTGCACACCTCCCTTGCCGCCATCGAGAAGGAGCTGACGCTCAGGACACAGGCCCTAGAGATCCAGAAGAGGAAGGTGCGGACCGGGCGGGGGTATGATTCCTGGGCCAGGGTGGGAGGTGACCCCAGGGTGTGGGGTGGCTCCGAGAATGGGGCACAAGGCGACTTCGAGACACTGGGTGGCTCCGGGGTGGGAGGTGACTTTGGGGCCGGGCACGGACTTGGAGGTGACTCTGGGGCCGGGAACAAGCTGGGAGGTGACTCTGGGGCCGGGTGCTGGCTGGGAGGTGAGTCTGGGCTGGGTGCGGGC harbors:
- the RNF40 gene encoding E3 ubiquitin-protein ligase BRE1B, translated to MSAPGNKRASGDGVSGPPEKKPNHEEKTPTTLIEPIRLGGISSTEEMDMKVLQFKNKKLAERLEQRQGVEDELREKIEKLEKRQATDDATLLIVNRYWSQLDENVQLLLKRYDSDPGAAVDAPPENAENPTEPEAAEEPLIEASDCKDASAPPAAPPVQPSPGVLPESSLTFLATLASSTPEEMELQLQDRMEFSKRAVSCILETSIKLHGRMQELCERSADTDPVEETHRAQNKEVFTENHKLQDLATVLQEKHHRISLQHHELQDRVTSSETKVSEMERSIEDLQWDIEKLRKHEQKLNRHLAEALEQLNSGHHISGSSGSFQGGQTTLTVQKFEMLNAELEQNQELANGRMCELEKLQNELQAAVRLKEKLKLDLRTLPEEVVRGTQDFRCLQSQFSLLYNESLQVKTQLDEARALLLSTKNSHLRQIERMESEELSVQKKLRTEVIQLEDTLAQVRKEYEMLRIEFEQNLAANEQAGPINREMRHLIGSLQNHNHQLKGDVQRYKRKVRDAQGEMRLQVPLGPAPGLSSAEVTAPVIKEEEAAPDMKKESPVLLPRDPEMPTIPEVKKEEEEQKKELERSKTRELEREKEREKERDRERDKQKGEDTKRKDTDILKQLRADLKKAQESQKEMKLLLDMYKSAPKEQRDKVQLMAAERKTKAEVEELRLRVQVLEEKDRRERKKLADEEALRKIKIAEEQIEHLQRKLSATKQEEEALLSEMDVTGQAFEDMQEQNIRLMQQLREKDDANFKLMSERIKSNQIHKLLREEKEELAEQVQGLKTQVDSQLLQVQKLEERERVLHTSLAAIEKELTLRTQALEIQKRKAVEAAQLAEDLKVQLEHIVSTLRDTQSLVCDNRSAKEKESFSLKRAQEDVSRLRRKLEKQKKMEVYADADQILQEEIKEYRARLTCPCCNTRKKDAVLTKCFHVFCFECVKTRYDSRQRKCPKCNAAFGAHDFHRIYIN